Genomic DNA from Corylus avellana chromosome ca4, CavTom2PMs-1.0:
GTCAACATAAAGTATTAGAAGAGATGatgcagcatatatatataggagcaCTCACCTAGAGGGGGCGAAGAAGTGATGTACAACGTAcaataaatatcaaattaacTCTCTGCAACATCAAATATCAAACCACCGCAAAGATAATAACTAACTAATAAGCAATCACACATGAACGCAATGATCTTTGTTGATAAAGTGAAACCCTTTTAAGAATTATTTAAAGGTAAAACACTTTGAGACAGTTAAATCCAGAAAATCAGTTTCATTAGAAGAATGTGAAGCATACTTACTAAAACCTTTGTAGATATGCTCTGTGTTGTACTGAACAAGTGATCTCCTCATCTGCTTCAACAATAGTTTTCCCAGAACCATAGGATTTTTAAAGGcccatttctcaattttttttttcctgaaatgGAAACTTTCCATATTAAGAAAGCCCAAGAATTTTCTGAAATAAAATTGTCTAACAATCCTTATTATtttctaacattattctaaAACATTTATCTATATACACCTTATTTTATCATCCCTAAAATTCTAAACCACACAAAAATCGAGGGTTCGGAGTTTAGGTTATTACACCAAATCTAACAATATATAAAACCTCTAAACCTATCCCTTCGTTGATAAAACCAACGAATAATGCTAAAAGGAAGACTTATATTCTCTTTGTGTCATCTCAAAAtgaatgtggcttttaaaattacaattggtTCAAAATCTAATAGCaatttatcacaaattcaataataattgtAAGAACCAAATCAATTTCAGAAAGACACGAAAAGAACACGGATTCTCCTTTTAACATTACTCCAATTCCAACAATAAAAGATGAACTCttcatttgtttgactttgaaaaaagaaaaaaagaaaaagaaaaaacataggAAANNNNNNNNNNNNNNNNNNNNNNNNNNNNNNNNNNNNNNNNNNNNNNNNNNNNNNNNNNNNNNNNNNNNNNNNNNNNNNNNNNNNNNNNNNNNNNNNNNNNNNNNNNNNNNNNNNNNNNNNNNNNNNNNNNNNNNNNNNNNNNNNNNNNNNNNNNNNNNNNNNNNNNNNNNNNNNNNNNNNNNNNNNNNNNNNNNNNNNNNNNNNNNNNNNNNNNNNNNNNNNNNNNNNNNNNNNNNNNNNNNNNNNNNNNNNNNNNNNNNNNNNNNNNNNNNNNNNNNNNNNNNNNNNNNNNNNNNNNNNNNNNNNNNNNNNNNNNNNNNNNNNNNNNNNNNNNNNNNNNNNNNNNNNNNNNNNTGGGCGCCTGTGACGCACATAAATTAAAGAAACGGTGAAAGTGAGGTGAAACTGTGAGGAGTGAGGACTGATTTAATCCACAggctcccctctctctctctctctcactggctTGCNNNNNNNNNNNNNNNNNNNNNNNNNNNNNNNNNNNNNNNNNNNNNNNNTTatctcttccattttcattttcaccGTTTTTGTGTTATATATTGCTGGTGCAATTTCTGCTCCCTAGTTGTTAGAGTTGCCATCCTTTTGTTTTCAAAACTATATTTCCTGTTATAGTAATGAAATTACCGCCTGTAAATTCAtcaacttaattatatatatatatatctttcacTGTTGCAGGTTttgtccttatatatatatatatataaacacacacagaTAACAATGGAGAAAGAAGATAACTACTCGGTACTGCTTACTTGCTTGTCTTTGTTGATAAATCATCACCATGTTGTTTTTCTCTGAGACCGAATTCTTGCAGGCGCCTTTACCGCCGAGTTTTTCCGGCCTGGATTACCCGCctgatcatcatcaacaattcaTGAAGCCACGGATTGGTGAAACTTCGGGAGATGATCATCATAACAACAATGGGAATATGGTCGATTACTTGCTGAGTAatcctcctcatcatcatcaacatcaacatcaacaacaacagcaaATAGGATCCGGGTTTTGCGGGTCGAGTTCTTTCGATAAACTGAGCTTTGCTGATGTCATGCAGTTTGCCGACTTCGGACCCAAATTGGCGCTAAACCAATCCAAGATGTCGGAAGAAGAATCTGGGATCGACCCGGTTTACTTTCTTAAGTTCCCGGTGTTGAATGACAAGCTGGAGGATCAGACGTCTCTGATGGTTGCGGATAATGATCAAGATGAAGCAAGAGCAGTGGTGGTAGGGGAAGAAGGCGGGTTCATGAGAGACGATGATGAGGATCCGGAAGCCCGGGTTTCTGATAATACGTCGGTGCAACTCAGGTTTCTGGGTGAAGATCTCCACAAGAAGAACCCTACAGCCGCACCCGACGccaaaaacaagagaaaaagacCGAGAAGCATCAAGACGACTGAGGAAGTTGAGAGCCAGCGGATGACTCACATCGCTGTTGAAAGGAACAGAAGGAAGCAAATGAATGAACATCTTCGCGTCTTGAGGTCCCTCATGCCTGGTTCATACGTTCAAAGGGTATCTAAttctagatttttcttttcctttttttttagtacaaaacatatataacaCCCTTCAAACGAGTTGGGTAAAGCTCAAATTTTGCACTAAGTGAATCTAATCTTAAACTTGATACTTCATGAAATACCAGTATCAAATGATCGACTTACTACTAGGGTTATAGCAAACATCCGAGTAAAAGGCGgacacaaattttctccaaattggtttggaaaaaaaaaatttcaacctaTTCTACTAAAAGTATTGTTCAACATTTttggatttctaaaaaatttaatgtttggATTCCTAAATTggtggaataataataattaaattacttttaaattaaaatattttattaaaaaaatgtaagaaatgaCAATTATACTAggttgaataaaatttatttcaaactgCCAGTTTGATGGAAATTTTTGTTCGTAAAAGATTATCTATCAAAGAATTAAgactatttttctttgtttattatatatgtaatattcTTGAATTAACTTGCAGGGGGATCAAGCCTCGATTATTGGGGGAGCCATTGAGTTTGTGAGGGAATTGGAGCAACTTCTGCAATGCTTAGAATCACAGAAGCGGAGGAGAATCTTTGGAGAAGGTCCAAGACAGGTGGGAGGAGGTGATTCCTCTCTTGCAATCCAACAGCCTCAGCCTCAGCCTCATGAGCCAGCATGCTTTCCTCCAATACCTGCTCTTCCAAATGATCAGTTCAAGCTTGTGGACTTTGAGATCGGACTCCGAGAGGAGACAGCTGAGAACAAGTCCTGCTTGGCTGACGTGGAGGTGAAGCTTTTAGGGTTTGATGCCATTATCAAAATTCTCTCTAGGAGAAGACCAGGCCAGCTCATCAAAGCCATCGCAGCGCTTGAAGATTTGCAGCTTAATATCCTTCACACCAACATCACCACCATCGAACAAACTGTTCTCTATTCCTTTAACGTCAAGGTATTTATTATTCAAGCAATGATTaactgattaaatttacctctttcctatcaacttatatatataacacaaaatgacttaattttatcttcaaaaaaaaaaaactatatatacgATATATATCTTGGTTAAACTTTGTACGTGCAGGTTGGTAGTGAATCGAGGTTCACAGCAGAAGATATCGCGAGCTCGGTTCAACAGATATTCAGTTTTATTCATCAAACAGCGGCATGTGACGTAATCTAGTTAAAGAAAGATGAATGCATATATGGATTGATTTGATCACTgccctttttcttttggattcTCGATCTATTTTTActctcaaaacaaaattgtaCTCCTAATTAGTCTTAGTGAACCTtaattactctctctctctttctctctctctctctatgtattgtttttgttttgagttaaatcattttcattggaatatcaaatatttcggtaaatgattaatgataGTGAGTTTTgtaatcttaattaattgttttcacGCATGCTGTACATAAAGTGATCATGATAATTAAGGTAAACTCAAGGGTATATCTCTACGTAGTGTGTTCTTTTATGGATTGTCGTTTCTTTCTTCTATTCTGCTCAATCTAGTGTCactttctctcttctccttgATCAAGGGGACTTAAAAGAGGCAGAAATATAATACTCCTGTATATTGTGTAAATTATGGGTAAATTaaggaattaattaatggtGTTTTCTGATGACTCCACATGCATGCATCATCtctgttgtgtgtgtgtgtgtttgtgtgtgaaATGATATTTGTGGGGAAgggttgtaaaaaaattaaggagttGTGGAGACAATTTCTGGCATGGTGTTTGTGtgaattaaatgagttgaaggTATATGTGGAAGGTCAACGTGGCCGTGTACCTTGTTGCCGTGGGTCGTTGACTTGTCAGAAATGACAAATTTGGTAGTATTAGGCTGCAATCAGATGATGCCATGCTTCGAGGGTCCCCTAGACTCATTTGGATTCGAGAAGGTTCAATCATGCTTGTTGACTTAGTTCATGTGTCGGAGGCTGACCCATGTGCATGGGAAGATCGATTTGGGTTTCTAGCTCAGAGCCAGCCAGAAATTAATTCCTTGCTCTTTCAGCATATCAGCTCATCAAAGAAAAATGGTCTAATTACCAACTGTCAAATGGCTTGCATTTGCATGAACAGTCCACATCAAGTGCTTTTCAAATAGTAAATTTGTTTCAAAAGGGGGCATTATAAACTTACACCGTAATTCTAAAAAGGGGATGTGACAATATATAGGATGAAAGTGTTTTTGAAAGCTTTTGTCCACGTGTGACTTgtaattttggtcattttcaaaCACCTTGGCGGTTTGTGGAACCTCTCGGGGTCAAGGACCGGAATGGTAGATTATTGTGTTCTTGTTCGATGAAACTTATATGAATATGAATGTTTGAAAATATGAGTGTTGGtgagaaaaatgatatttagaAGTAAAAAAGAGAATACAAATATATGTTGGagtgtatatataaaaaaatagtaactaAAGTAAAGAATTATTGCACTtttttattaggtattttacatGATGCTGCTAGGGATGCTCTTACGTGTTTTATTTTCACTTGTAAAACATCTTTGTTTTACAGCTTAGCATGGTAACTCCAAGAGTGCAAGCTAGAGTAGTCCACAAGAATTGGAGTTGCTGAGTGAAGGCTTATAGAGGCTGATTTATATGTATTGTTTATGTAATGTTGTACTTCTAGGAGAGAATAGTGTATTTTAACTAGATCTTGTTGTTTTTGGAGGATTTAGTTTGTATTAACgatataaaaatatactaagatatttagtcttttaattaaGGCCAGTGTTACATTTCTGTTGCTTTATTATGATAATTGTTAATGTACTCGGCACTTCAAGTCAATTTCTAGTTGATTGATGTGGGGATGCTACTACTAGCACTTCGAATAATACCCATGTTAATTAATTTCAGAAGTGTCACACTTGATATCAGAGCAATCAACTTTGGAGACTGTGAGTATTGATTTCAGCATAAGATGTGATTTGAATAGACATGGACAGTAATTACCAAAGCATAGGAACAAAGTTATAAGGTGTTAGCGCTAAGTTAGTAGGTTTTAGTGTAAGATCGAGTCTACAACCTATGGTTAGCAATCGTTTAGAGAGATCAATATAGAAAACCAAAACACACAGGGAGTGACTGAGTCATCCTAAAAAAgtgttttgggggtggccaacctGAACCACCTAGTGCTGCAATCGCCACCCcccatactatatatatatcttcttcttttttttcaatttaaagggtatttatgtaaatttagtttataaacTTATggtattttagttattttatgttttttttttaaaaaaaaaaaattgactaatagagtttttattaaaagtagTTCAATGCGACTCAGTGTGACATGTATTAATTCATGGAGCAACTTGTAAGTAAGTGGTAATTCATAGGGAAAATGTAATTAACACGTTTGATAAACATAATAgctattttattagaaaaatgaatagcgACTACGGTGAATGAAAGGAATATTGATAAACAAATGAATATTTCTTAAATTAATGacaacattttaattaaaattgtacaaaaattattaaaataccaaataaaaaaaaattaaaaaaaaacttgaacaaaTTTTTGGCTACTCCTTGGGGTGGTCAACCACccatagatttttatttttatttttattttttatttaagtttgtagaaacacaaataaataataataatgaggtTTTTTAGAAAACTCATTTCATTCCTTAAATAATagttatttatcttttttttttttttttttaagagtaataaATATTCCTCTTTGCATGGAATAGTCCTATGAATAATGTgcaactaaacaaaagaatatttatttcaCAGAAATAATCAAATCTTAAATCTTTTGTACTATGATAAGAAACTTTATTTGTTGAATTAGTTTACTCcaattgaaatttattttctccaCATCCAAATACAAATGTAACTCAAAATTTTATCTTAATTTGTTCGTAATTAAAGAAATGGGACTATAATAAAACTAGTTGGTGAAGGGTAATATCTTTCGTTTAGGAGGCCCTAGTTTGATCCCCATAACAAAAATGATATCTAAATTAGGCTTAGACCTTGGATATTGGGCCATATTATCAcgcagaaaagaaagaaaaggaaggtaTATTGGGCCGTGACCTAAATATTGGCCCAATACTCAAACCCCCTCTTTATATATGGTCCACACTATCCTACCATTCCAGCCGTCGGATTCTCCCCAAGCTCATCTCCACCACACAAATACATATATGATATACCCAACATCAGCCAATCATACCTCAGCCCACATATATAACCCACCCAAAACCCTAGCGCCTCTCTCTCACACTCGCATTTCCCCTACCCTATTTCTTCAGCCGCTTcacagagaagagagaaagacagagaTGGTGTCGGGATCAGGGATCTGCGCGAAGCGCGTGGTTGTGGATGCGCGTCACCACATGCTGGGTCGCTTGTCGTCGATCATTGCGAAGGAGCTGCTGAACGGGCAGAAGGTGGTAGTGGTGCGGTGCGAGGAGATCGCCATCTCCGGCGGGTTGGTCCGCCAGAAGATGAAGTACATGAGGTTCCTCCGCAAGCGCATGAACACCAAGCCCTCCCATGGCCCCATCCACTTCCGCGCCCCTTCGAAGATCCTCTGGCGCACCATTCGTGGGTGAGTAGCTCTATGTCTATTGggtttatttttgtgcttgtGTTTTGTTGAAAGTTTTGATCTAGGGTTTGGTTAGTTGTTTCGTTTGTAACGAAGTTCTGAAACGCATTGGTTACTTTTGGAAGAGATTTTTTATCAGCGTTTTGGTTAATTGTTTCATTTATTATACGTAACTAAACTCTGAACCCCATTTTGTGCTTTTGTTAGAGATTTGTGGTTTACGAAAACTGGGTCTTTTACACTAATAAGGGTGTACGTGTGGTAAATGCAAACTTTGTTTGATGTTTGTAGAATGATTCCGCACAAGACCAAGCGTGGAGCTGCAGCACTTGCACGATTGAAGGCTTATGAGGGGGTTCCACCTCCCTACGATAAGATTAAGCGCATGGTCATTCCTGATGCTCTcaagtgagttttttttttcccactggaggttttgagttttgttttaaACTTCATTAGGTAGTTAGTTGTTTTCAGATTTATATATGATTGTTGCTTCTGGGTTTTGGAAAATTCAGGGTTTTGAGGCTTCAAGCTGGACACAAGTACTGCTTGTTGGGCAAGCTTTCATCAGAGGTCGGGTGGAACCACTATGAAACTATCAAGGTGACAATTCGCGAGCTAATTTTTATTGGTTTTCTCTAGATGCTAGGGGAATGTGTGTAATGTTTAAGCTCTTGGATTGGGCTGTAGTTTATGCTCCTCATCTTCGAATCTTTAGgatcttgttaattttttagattGTATAGATTGTAGACGGCTTTATGGTATTTGTTGTCTCTGttttatacttcttgtgtaGAATGGCTTTGTCCATTTCTTTGatagaataattattcattaaaaaatgtgTATAATTTTCAAGTCCatgataatattattatttgtgttGTATGCTTTAGACATCCCTTGCAGTTTGTCTATTTGGTTTGCATTTTATGACGCAGTTTTATTTGGAAAGTCTCTGCGTCtgaattattttttccattggAACCATAATACTTTTGCCTCCGAACTccaacttttaatttctttaggCCTCAGATTCCACCTTGAAAATGATAAGTTTACCTTTTTTTGTCAAAGCCAATTTCTCATGTTTTTTAACTCACGGCTCAACCTTGATAGTTACGAGTTTAAGATGCTATTTTTGATATGCATAATACCATTAAATGGTGAAAAATGGAAGAATTGTTTTGCTATTGATACTGAGTTATTTGCTGAAATGCTCTCTCTTCTGTTACCTAGTTGCTGTCACCTTCTATTGAGCATGCACTGCGATGGCAGGTGTTTTGATTAGTAATCTTTGTGTTATCATGCGGCAATCATATAAACAATTGTGCTTCATATAACATAATATCTGGTTGCTTTGGGTATCATAATCTGATTTATGTAGATAAATGTTTGATAGAAAATATTATAGTCTGCATAACTCAGTCAAGTTATATCATTGTGCTAGAAGTACTGgaattatatatttgataatgtACTCATCAGttgtaatattaaatttttgagaatGCAGATATCGTATGTATCGAAATAGAAGCTTGGTCTTATATGCTGTTTCATCTTGATGTGGCTTGCAGTAgctttttcaaatttcattaaataaaagtaTTAAGATAATTTACTCTATCTGGAACTCTGTTGCCTGAAATTCCGAAAatttcaacaaatttaaaaagcTACTGTAATTACTCTTGTACTAAAAATAAATTGGCTTTTAGTACCTTGCTGTGGTTTGTATATTCGTTTAATTAAGAATTATTAGGACACTTCCACTTGAAACTTTgtgattaaaattcaaatagAAATTTGCTTTAAACTTGTAAAatccacttctagaatattttgttgaGTAACATGGCATTGAGCTATCATGATTTCGTTATTATTGctattgttttccttttgtcAACTATATCTGCTTGTGAATGTTTTTCTAACATTTTCACGCTGTTTACCTGTGCAGGAGCttgagaggaaaagaaaggagaggGCTCAGGTTGCTTACGAGAGAAAGAAGCAATTGACAAAACTGAGGGTGAAAGCTGAGAAGGCTGCTGAGGAGAAGCTTGGCCCACAGCTAGAGATTATTGCGCCCATCAAATATTGATCCCTAGagacgagttttttttttaaatgaagttgAGAGTCGagtttattttaaattactttttcatCAGACGTTCAAGTAGATTTCATGTGATACATTGGCATGGAAATTGGGCTATCGAAATTAGCTATGTTTTTGTGTTATCAATTTTCTCTTCATACATTTTCAATTACGATCTCTCTTCTTTTGAGTGATTCCTGGATGCcatgatttcttttccttttggggACAAGTAGCGTCCTACTTATTTGAAGCTTGTAACacgattttggtttttttctatCACCTTTTATTGCcgattatattattaaatagaGTGAATATTTCACCTTTTGGATATTAACTTGGCCAGATAATGTGAGAAAAATTCTTCAAACTTATTAGAATTGGTACGTAAAAGAAGACATATTAACTTGAAGATGGATGCATATTTTGAAGAAATGGATGAAGCAAAGGAAATCTGAGAATCAACCATAAATTTGttacttcaattttattttactgtaCAGGAAGtgaatattaaatataaaaagttgaagattttttcaattttaattttaatggtgGTTATGTGCAGCGCATCATTCATAAcca
This window encodes:
- the LOC132179387 gene encoding transcription factor FAMA isoform X1, coding for MLFFSETEFLQAPLPPSFSGLDYPPDHHQQFMKPRIGETSGDDHHNNNGNMVDYLLSNPPHHHQHQHQQQQQIGSGFCGSSSFDKLSFADVMQFADFGPKLALNQSKMSEEESGIDPVYFLKFPVLNDKLEDQTSLMVADNDQDEARAVVVGEEGGFMRDDDEDPEARVSDNTSVQLRFLGEDLHKKNPTAAPDAKNKRKRPRSIKTTEEVESQRMTHIAVERNRRKQMNEHLRVLRSLMPGSYVQRGDQASIIGGAIEFVRELEQLLQCLESQKRRRIFGEGPRQVGGGDSSLAIQQPQPQPHEPACFPPIPALPNDQFKLVDFEIGLREETAENKSCLADVEVKLLGFDAIIKILSRRRPGQLIKAIAALEDLQLNILHTNITTIEQTVLYSFNVKVGSESRFTAEDIASSVQQIFSFIHQTAACDVI
- the LOC132179387 gene encoding transcription factor FAMA isoform X2, which translates into the protein MEKEDNYSAPLPPSFSGLDYPPDHHQQFMKPRIGETSGDDHHNNNGNMVDYLLSNPPHHHQHQHQQQQQIGSGFCGSSSFDKLSFADVMQFADFGPKLALNQSKMSEEESGIDPVYFLKFPVLNDKLEDQTSLMVADNDQDEARAVVVGEEGGFMRDDDEDPEARVSDNTSVQLRFLGEDLHKKNPTAAPDAKNKRKRPRSIKTTEEVESQRMTHIAVERNRRKQMNEHLRVLRSLMPGSYVQRGDQASIIGGAIEFVRELEQLLQCLESQKRRRIFGEGPRQVGGGDSSLAIQQPQPQPHEPACFPPIPALPNDQFKLVDFEIGLREETAENKSCLADVEVKLLGFDAIIKILSRRRPGQLIKAIAALEDLQLNILHTNITTIEQTVLYSFNVKVGSESRFTAEDIASSVQQIFSFIHQTAACDVI
- the LOC132179457 gene encoding large ribosomal subunit protein uL13w-like, with protein sequence MVSGSGICAKRVVVDARHHMLGRLSSIIAKELLNGQKVVVVRCEEIAISGGLVRQKMKYMRFLRKRMNTKPSHGPIHFRAPSKILWRTIRGMIPHKTKRGAAALARLKAYEGVPPPYDKIKRMVIPDALKVLRLQAGHKYCLLGKLSSEVGWNHYETIKELERKRKERAQVAYERKKQLTKLRVKAEKAAEEKLGPQLEIIAPIKY